DNA from Sphingomonas sp. R1:
TGAACGAAGTGGTGAACGCCGCCAAGGCCAACGGCGCCTCGATCCGCATCGGCGTCAATGCCGGCAGCCTCGAGAAGGACCTGCTGGAAAAATACGGGGAGCCGTGCCCCGAGGCGCTGGTGGAATCGGCGCTCGATCACATCAAGCTGCTGCAGGACCGGGACTTCCACCAGTTCAAGGTCGCGGTGAAGGCGAGCGACGTGTTTCTCGCGGTCGCCGCCTATCAGCAGCTGGCCGACGCCGTGGACTGCCCGCTGCACCTGGGTATCACCGAGGCTGGCGGCTTTGTCGGCGGCACGGTCAAGTCCGCGATCGGCATCGGCTCGCTGCTCTGGTTCGGCATCGGCGACACCATTCGGGTCAGTCTCTCGGCCGAACCCGAGGAGGAAGTGCGCGTCGGCTTCGAGATCCTCAAGGCGCTGGGCATCCGCAACCGCGGCGTCCGTGTCGTCTCCTGCCCCAGCTGCGCGCGCCAGGGCTTCGACGTGATCCGCACCGTGCAGGCGCTGGAGGAACGGCTCCAGCACATCCGCACGCCGCTGTCGCTCTCGGTGCTCGGCTGTGTGGTCAACGGCCCCGGCGAGGCGCGCGAGACGGACATCGGCCTGACGG
Protein-coding regions in this window:
- the ispG gene encoding flavodoxin-dependent (E)-4-hydroxy-3-methylbut-2-enyl-diphosphate synthase, whose amino-acid sequence is MSVRPWRDIVRRQSRQIMVGNVPVGGDAPVTVQTMTNTATSDVKATIDQIRRCEEAGADIIRVSCPDVESTAALKQIVRAARVPIVADIHFHYKRALEAADAGAACLRINPGNIGSADRVNEVVNAAKANGASIRIGVNAGSLEKDLLEKYGEPCPEALVESALDHIKLLQDRDFHQFKVAVKASDVFLAVAAYQQLADAVDCPLHLGITEAGGFVGGTVKSAIGIGSLLWFGIGDTIRVSLSAEPEEEVRVGFEILKALGIRNRGVRVVSCPSCARQGFDVIRTVQALEERLQHIRTPLSLSVLGCVVNGPGEARETDIGLTGGGNGKHMVYLSGLTDHTVEDADMLDHIVKLVEAKAAEIEAANAEPAQAAE